The Penaeus chinensis breed Huanghai No. 1 chromosome 16, ASM1920278v2, whole genome shotgun sequence genome window below encodes:
- the LOC125033175 gene encoding protein O-linked-mannose beta-1,2-N-acetylglucosaminyltransferase 1-like, producing the protein MPTLTTRVRKLITLTTILLATPPGFSSDLELKVDSRVTVSVWSSFSGWGLEVDGCNNTQQQACYNPIARYNLLLPPEDAHPHNPRDGEGLTLTVLNQRNAAVVFHKVFPLGYYWAHYADLQWHLDRVAPGRILVLTVAVSGTVGLRQAAHQLARLGSLFALHLTPMAHWTWVFVKGGRTISETVILQGLAQHQAHLILPLSDLPTPTTPSNQTLQQQRWHYCLRHAAMGGLCDEHTPDPLPPPSPPTLPHQSALADVPVVVTAGARHQYLYHTLNTLLTAPGAQRNNVLVVLGDAPQPTTQLLRLINVNFTKVPVHGEGNLKLFRYYRSVFQLVARTFPDAPAVIFLDEDVEVSPDFFSFMSQTLWLLREDPTLYCINGYGGSKELSYDETQVLRSDTQVSWGYAVSLDFVREALTYWQIKQEGSMYDYWLYSTVAKGRECAVPVLSRTRHYGIGMNTEAWIHEFFFLNNPTVQVPLVQLEEVARLQLPLWRLHLENSIRNATPLKANPCGSGFIPKSAIPKILVFYVNMNMKSDGSPDISDYFYVAHCVGTWGLSPHGLHEGVRTLQPSEHTTLHIVGVPYSSYSYLRPPTLQPWTLKNISESEKNIILDSFAARSRINTNNDKLTADDLVHFFTTPGHTSNE; encoded by the exons ATGCCGACGCTCACGACCCGTGTGCGAAAACTGATAACACTTACCACAATCCTACTGGCAACTCCGCCAGGATTCTCTTCAGACCTTGAACTCAAGGTGGACTCAAG AGTGACTGTGTCCGTTTGGTCAAGCTTCAGCGGCTGGGGACTAGAGGTTGACGGCTGTAACAACACTCAACAACAGGCCTGCTACAACCCCATTGCCAGATACAACCTTCTCCTGCCTCCCGAGGACGCTCACCCACACAACCCTAGGGACGGAGAGGGACTCACCCTAACTGTCCTCAACCAAAGAAATGCTGCTGTCGTCTTTCACAAG GTGTTCCCGCTCGGTTACTACTGGGCGCACTATGCTGACCTACAGTGGCACTTGGATCGCGTGGCACCCGGACGTATCCTCGTCCTCACGGTAGCCGTCTCTGGCACTGTGGGACTCCGCCAAGCAGCCCATCAACTCGCTCGCCTCGGTTCCCTCTTCGCCTTGCACCTCACGCCCATGGCACACTGGACCTGGGTCTTCGTCAAGGGCGGCCGCACCATCTCGGAGACGGTCATCCTTCAAGGACTAGCTCAACACCAAGCGCACCTCATTCTGCCCCTCTCCGATCTACCCACGCCCACTACTCCCTCCAATCAAACGCTGCAGCAACAACGCTGGCACTACTGCCTCCGTCACGCTGCCATGGGCGGACTTTGCGATGAGCACACTCCGGACCCGCTGCCACCGCCCTCGCCGCCTACCCTCCCGCACCAATCCGCCCTCGCCGATGTGCCCGTCGTCGTCACAGCCGGTGCCCGCCACCAGTATCTCTACCACACCCTCAATACCCTTCTCACTGCCCCAGGGGCGCAACGTAACAACGTGCTCGTCGTGCTTGGGGACGCACCACAGCCTACCACACAACTGCTACGTCTCATCAACGTCAACTTCACCAAAGTTCCTGTTCACGGGGAAGGCAACCTCAAACTCTTCCGTTACTACCGTAGCGTCTTCCAGCTGGTGGCTCGCACATTCCCCGACGCCCCTGCAGTCATTTTCCTGGACGAGGACGTCGAGGTCTCCCCAGACTTCTTCTCCTTCATGAGCCAGACTCTGTGGCTGCTCCGCGAGGACCCCACGCTCTACTGCATCAACGGTTATGGAGGATCCAAAGAATTATCATACGATGAGACACAAGTTCTCCGTTCCGATACACAGGTTTCATGGGGTTATGCCGTTTCGCTTGACTTTGTGCGCGAAGCTTTGACGTACTGGCAAATCAAACAAGAGGGCTCTATGTATGATTACTGGCTGTACAGCACTGTGGCCAAAGGTCGTGAATGTGCAGTGCCTGTTCTGAGCCGCACGCGCCACTATGGCATCGGCATGAATACTGAAGCCTGGATTCacgaatttttttttctgaataatccAACTGTGCAGGTGCCTTTGGTCCAGCTGGAAGAAGTGGCCCGACTGCAACTGCCACTCTGGCGCCTGCACCTTGAAAATAGTATCCGTAATGCCACGCCTTTGAAAGCTAATCCCTGTGGTTCCGGGTTTATTCCTAAGAGTGCGATCCCCAAAATTTTGGTGTTTtacgtaaatatgaatatgaaaagcgATGGTTCTCCAGACATCAGCGATTACTTTTACGTGGCTCACTGCGTGGGCACGTGGGGCCTCTCACCACATGGATTACACGAGGGCGTCCGAACCCTGCAACCCTCCGAACACACTACACTGCACATTGTGGGCGTTCCTTACTCATCCTATTCTTACCTCCGCCCGCCAACCTTACAACCATGGACATTGAAGAACATAAGTGAATCAGAAAAGAATATCATTCTGGACAGCTTTGCGGCTAGGAGTAGGATCAACACTAACAATGACAAATTAACAGCAGATGATTTAGTACATTTTTTTACCACCCCAGGTCACACTAgtaatgagtga
- the LOC125033176 gene encoding protein O-linked-mannose beta-1,2-N-acetylglucosaminyltransferase 1-like → MPTLTTRVRKLITLTTILLATPPGFSSDLELKVDSRVTVSVWSSFSGWGLEVDGCNNTQQQACYNPIARYNLLLPPEDAHPHNPRDGEGLTLTVLNQRNAAVVFHKVFPLGYYWAHYADLQWHLDRVAPGRILVLTVAVSGTVGLRQAAHQLARLGSLFALHLTPMAHWTWVFVKGGRTISETVILQGLAQHQAHLILPLSDLPTPTTPSNQTLQQQRWHYCHRHAVMGGLCDEHTPDPLPPPPPPTLLHQSALADVPVVVTAGARHHYLYHTLNTLLTAPGAQRNNVLVVLGDAPQPTTQLLRLINVNFTKVPVHGEGNLKLFRYYRSVFQLVARTFPDAPAAIFLDEDVEVSPDFFSFMSQTLWLLREDPTLYCINGFSATGLKGRAFNPSRVLRGSVQVEWGYALTLSFIREVLSIWPDKPNINIYDYWIYIHARHGRECAYPEMSRTLHYGMGMNSNAWNEESIFLSMPLLRESYVNLTRTSDLQMNNWRRKLSYNISHATVLRGNPCSTNFIPSDDINNHYVFYYRLDSMEAGHPNVTQFFQLFTCVGTWSVSEQGHHEGVSIVTLSARATLYLVGSPYSSYSHLRPRSVSLWDISTIPEEEFAVVDNNEINKHQFKKKIRNIDMTEEKLMKILSMHM, encoded by the exons AGTGACTGTGTCCGTTTGGTCAAGCTTCAGCGGCTGGGGACTAGAGGTTGACGGCTGTAACAACACTCAACAACAGGCCTGCTACAACCCCATTGCCAGATACAACCTTCTCCTGCCTCCCGAGGACGCTCACCCACACAACCCTAGGGACGGAGAGGGACTCACCCTAACTGTCCTCAACCAAAGAAATGCTGCTGTCGTCTTTCACAAG GTGTTCCCGCTCGGTTACTACTGGGCGCACTATGCTGACCTACAGTGGCACTTGGATCGCGTGGCACCCGGACGTATCCTCGTCCTCACGGTAGCCGTCTCTGGCACTGTGGGACTCCGCCAAGCAGCCCATCAACTCGCTCGCCTCGGTTCCCTCTTCGCCTTGCACCTCACGCCCATGGCACACTGGACCTGGGTCTTCGTCAAGGGCGGCCGCACCATCTCGGAGACGGTCATCCTTCAAGGACTAGCTCAACACCAAGCGCACCTCATTCTGCCCCTCTCCGATCTACCCACGCCCACTACTCCCTCCAATCAAACGCTGCAGCAACAACGCTGGCACTACTGCCACCGTCACGCTGTCATGGGCGGACTTTGCGATGAGCACACTCCGGACCCGCTGCCACCGCCCCCGCCGCCTACCCTCCTTCACCAATCTGCCCTTGCCGATGTGCCCGTCGTCGTCACAGCCGGTGCCCGCCACCATTATCTCTACCACACCCTCAATACCCTTCTCACTGCCCCAGGGGCGCAACGTAACAACGTGCTCGTCGTGCTTGGGGACGCACCACAGCCTACCACACAACTGCTACGTCTCATCAACGTCAACTTCACCAAAGTTCCTGTTCACGGGGAAGGCAACCTCAAACTCTTCCGTTACTACCGTAGCGTCTTCCAGCTGGTGGCTCGCACCTTCCCCGACGCCCCTGCAGCCATTTTCCTGGACGAGGACGTCGAGGTCTCCCCAGACTTCTTCTCCTTCATGAGCCAGACTCTGTGGCTGCTCCGCGAGGACCCCACGCTCTACTGCATCAACGGATTCTCTGCGACTGGGCTGAAAGGCCGTGCATTCAATCCTTCTAGAGTGCTTCGAGGCAGCGTACAGGTCGAGTGGGGCTATGCTCTGACTTTGAGTTTCATCCGCGAAGTGCTGTCTATATGGCCAGATAAAcccaatatcaatatctatgacTACtggatatatatccatgcacGACATGGCAGAGAATGTGCGTACCCGGAAATGAGCAGAACATTACACTACGGAATGGGCATGAATTCTAACGCCTGGAATGAGGAATCCATTTTCTTATCCATGCCTTTATTACGAGAAAGTTATGTGAACTTAACACGAACGTCAGACCTTCAAATGAACAACTGGCGACGTAAACTTTCCTATAATATCTCTCATGCCACAGTTTTGCGAGGAAATCCATGTTCAACCAATTTTATCCCTTCCGATGATATAAACAACCACTACGTTTTTTATTATCGACTTGACAGCATGGAAGCCGGACACCCAAATGTGACACAATTCTTCCAACTCTTTACCTGCGTGGGGACTTGGAGCGTATCTGAGCAAGGCCATCACGAGGGCGTCAGCATAGTGACGCTTTCTGCCCGCGCCACACTGTACCTCGTGGGCTCCCCGTATTCCTCGTATTCGCACCTCCGCCCGCGTTCTGTTTCCCTGTGGGACATTAGTACTATCCCCGAGGAAGAATTTGCGGTCGTTGACAATAATGAAATCAACAAGCAccaatttaaaaagaaaattaggaaTATTGATATGACTGAAGAAAAGCTAATGAAGATTTTATCAATGCATATGTAA